The following are encoded together in the Bactrocera neohumeralis isolate Rockhampton chromosome 6, APGP_CSIRO_Bneo_wtdbg2-racon-allhic-juicebox.fasta_v2, whole genome shotgun sequence genome:
- the LOC126761128 gene encoding uncharacterized protein LOC126761128, with protein MPRVNNAHAKDTNGSNVNVATKVRKNAIKTEVESPGEQHVFHRKSERRRVARDIFLVFEEQPCRRVRGGANKKKTAQKPKFGHLMVEDPSRPSKGLLRDIKNEPKCYFSDECTTITAPTTATKTVATKEKKNTPKVNSRKESKPLVVTEKVTEPTKEIKNDDPVARVNPIFLWVKQDDTRIVEVRCEDYDKRNRIRIKKTSNGWRSIPRTDPTTSKIVKILQTPLLKVKRELYESNLFQKCNENICANISRQIPIDVNEKQSFISDNIEENMPACIKSVISDTVISKEEVQIESSAKVKHKNKKVKSKKNSKRGRKSAKINIPKTEVHQDDIPEIITDNNFDTHLVSQNEECSVQIEQSIQLNSQTIPDFNEVCVNNHNSIIEDNMIINKVDEQAESHIDLKEPIVEAENTPESLSDVNVRPDLNEKVIETETYQHHSTHLQLCPITGLFLPTIICESDNEGESIDVAPKDCDVNTFNTNFLSKDILVDLADCEENDNNMESGEKLHTLNAHYATNLDADTKNLKDLLDDADLMQHCSDNANSDADIIDSIVKRSCENNLIQATETLKEADVPTTFNTSQCEDMPQKDLLTEAIPLHIIDESVRDSPKCLSFNEAGEIEGLNGELFQSNNFMDTYEKDSSVEEVSLSDDGKKTESTDVMALSSPIALKDKLHDDVVLDETPKDLSYKKREEVCPPSESRSQCAVTSSSDVVKSPQQGELPTIETTSEAIKNLILEQFIKLNAFNAIPTPVAKQQSEPMNLGKPHSDINTSNDCNDYATSTNYIETVVIDDNSDEEPMKKRVRNNEKLNKNNVIDDTVQVVQAIQTVAPIPTLIDKDPDPLTQLQLLIRNTQWKVPDPILVPKDRLRAVLASPAREIPLLITTRPELRLPEAFAYPEIIQNPNILVISMAQLEAILKNEMEMEKNKDQCALVDPLLELQPENTKKINTMPCTNKNKPLIEPKSVKVKEAPLNPPVPPPKCSHVETNLASDINAATLAVLNQMLWLPYFGQLSQEFLKTLKNPLGVQNKYASILPPLYNHHLGLQHLDEMYKNYVKQMTALKHISAAETPVNNALPNFTLPLGAFQPTMETTVFQKMLQHQMANFLNINPMATSEDVTMQTPMQRGVVGKSPAHEGNINVDQMLGVEDKKAKSNTTTTTTTANTTPDISGIVAGVAEKSLRHNNNNATLSCDNAMPDSVNYNKYTYMQKQEIDNKPRLTCKSLSNLLEPESVPSSPAVPVVNLTTDHIRNASHEHTTNSQINTIINKDTTITVAPATAEVMPFKTAKLNKVSSACLNATHELAKQRKRVMNYTDAAVASTPAVTTATTASLESQTSSRNIVSDNMNVETNQALWHPLFGSNVKPGYSSPWQWTTVTATGE; from the exons ATGCCGAGGGTAAACAACGCACACGCAAAGGACACCAATGGTTCCAATGTCAATGTAGCAACGAAAGTACGAAAGAATGCCATTAAGACAGAGGTGGAAAGTCCAGGTGAACAACATGTTTTTCACAGAAAATCGGAAAGGAGAAGAGTGGCGCGAGATATCTTTTTGGTTTTCGAAGAGCAACCTTGCCGGCGGGTACGTGGAGGTgctaacaaaaagaaaacagcgcaaaaaccaaaattcggcCATTTGATGGTTGAGGATCCAAGTCGTCCGTCTAAAGGGCTATTGCGTGACATTAAGAATGAACCAAAATGTTATTTTAGCGATGAATGTACGACCATAACTGCgcccacaacagcaacaaaaacagtagcaacaaaagaaaaaaagaatacaCCAAAGGTGAATAGCCGAAAAGAAAGTAAACCTTTAGTCGTGACAGAAAAAGTAACAGAACCCactaaagaaatcaaaaatgatGATCCTGTAGCGCGCGTCAATCCCATATTTTTATGGGTTAAACAAGATGACACACGGATCGTTGAAGTGCGTTGTGAGGATTACGACAAAAGAAACCGTATACGtataaaaaagacttcaaacggTTGGCGGTCAATACCGCGTACTGACCCAACTACGTCAAAGATAGTTAAAATCTTGCAAACACCGCTCTTAAAAGTAAAACGTGAATTATATGAAAGTAATTTATTCCAGaaatgcaatgaaaatatttgcgcaAATATAAGTAGGCAAATACCAATAGATGTCAATGAAAAGCAAAGCTTTATATCGGataatattgaagaaaatatgcCGGCTTGTATAAAAAGCGTAATTTCAGATACAGTGATTAGTAAAGAAGAGGTTCAAATTGAGAGTAGTGCGAAGGTgaaacataagaataaaaaagtaaaaagcaaGAAGAATAGCAAAAGAGGAAGAAAATCAGCTAAAATTAATATTCCAAAAACTGAAGTACATCAAGATGATATTCCAGAAATTATTACCGATAATAATTTTGACACCCATTTAGTTAGTCAAAATGAAGAATGTTCAGTGCAAATTGAGCAGTCGATACAATTAAATTCGCAGACAATACCAGACTTCAATGAAGTGTGTGTCAATAACCATAATAGTATAATAGAAGATAATATGATTATCAACAAGGTGGATGAACAAGCAGAATCTCATATTGACTTGAAAGAACCAATAGTTGAAGCAGAAAATACACCAGAAAGTTTATCAGATGTAAATGTGCGGCctgatttaaatgaaaaagttatagAAACTGAAACATATCAACATCATTCAACGCATTTGCAGCTGTGTCCGATAACTGGGCTTTTCTTGCCCACAATAATTTGCGAAAGTGACAATGAGGGAGAGAGCATAGATGTCGCGCCCAAAGACTGCGACGTTAATACTTTTAATACGAACTTTTTGTCCAAAGATATATTAGTGGACTTGGCCGACTGCGAAGAAAACGATAATAATATGGAAAGTGGGGAGAAGTTACATACGTTGAATGCACATTATGCTACAAATTTAGATGCCGACACCAAAAACCTTAAAGATCTACTAGACGATGCTGATTTAATGCAGCATTGCAGCGATAATGCCAACAGCGATGCTGATATTATTGATTCCATAGTTAAACGCAGCTGTGAAAACAATTTAATCCAGGCGACTGAAACACTCAAGGAGGCTGATGTACCAACAACATTTAACACTTCGCAATGTGAAGATATGCCACAAAAAGATTTGCTAACCGAGGCAATACCATTACATATAATTGATGAGTCGGTGCGTGACTCACCAAAATGTTTGTCTTTCAATGAAGCTGGTGAAATCGAGGGCCTCAATGGTGAATTATTTcagtcaaataattttatggaTACTTATGAAAAAGACTCCAGCGTTGAGGAAGTTAGTTTGAGTGATGATGGCAAAAAAACTGAAAGTACGGATGTAATGGCATTATCATCGCCAATAGCACTTAAAGACAAACTGCATGACGATGTGGTACTGGACGAGACACCAAAAGACTTGAGTTATAAAAAACGAGAAGAGGTATGCCCACCATCCGAATCTCGCAGTCAGTGTGCTGTAACGTCGAGTTCAGATGTCGTGAAGTCACCACAGCAAGGCGAACTACCCACTATAGAAACAACTTCAGAGGCAATCAAGAATTTAATATTGgagcaatttattaaattaaacgcATTTAATGCGATACCGACACCAGTAGCAAAACAACAGTCAGAGCCTATGAATCTTGGCAAACCACATAGTGATATAAATACAAGCAACGATTGTAACGATTATGCTACATCTACAAATTATATTGAAACAGTTGTTATTGATGATAATAGCGATGAAGAGCCAATGAAGAAACGTGTGCGGAATAAcgaaaaactcaataaaaataatgttattgATGATACGGTACAAGTGGTTCAAGCCATTCAGACGGTCGCCCCAATACCAACATTGATCGATAAGGATCCAGATCCGCTCACACAGTTACAGTTACTCATTAGAAATACACAATGGAAAGTACCGGATCCAATACTTGTGCCAAAGGATAGGTTGCGAGCAGTATTAGCTTCACCAGCACGAGAAATTCCACTTTTAATTACGACTAGACCGGAATTAAGGCTACCTGAGGCATTTGCTTACCCCGAGATTATACAAAATCCCAATATATTGGTAATTTCGATGGCGCAATTAGAagctattttgaaaaatgaaatggaaatggaaaaaaacaaaGATCAATGTGCTCTGGTAGATCCACTACTTGAGTTGCAGCCTGAAAACACAAAGAAAATTAATACTATGCCctgtacaaataaaaacaagccGCTTATCGAACCGAAAAGTGTAAAAGTTAAAGAAGCGCCATTGAATCCACCAGTGCCGCCACCCAAATGTTCACATGTCGAGACAAATTTGGCTTCCGATATTAATGCTGCAACGCTGGCAGTATTAAATCAAATGTTGTGGTTGCCATATTTTGGGCAGTTATCGCAGGAGTTTCTAAAAACATTAAAGAATCCTCTAGGCGTACAAAACAAATACGCGAGCATACTGCCACCACTATACAATCACCATCTTGGCCTGCAACATTTGGATGAAATGTACAAGAATTACGTGAAGCAGATGACTGCCTTAAAGCACATCAGTGCTGCAGAGACACCTGTTAACAATGCGTTGCCAAATTTTACACTGCCACTCGGCGCATTCCAGCCCACTATGGAGACGACGGTCTTTCAGAAAATGTTGCAACATCAAATGGCtaactttttgaatataaatcCTATGGCTACATCTGAGGACGTAACCATGCAAACGCCAATGCAAAGAGGTGTTGTTGGAAAGAGTCCAGCGCACGAAGGAAATATAAATGTTGATCAGATGCTTGGCGTTGAAGATAAGAAGGCCAAAAGTAACACGACCACAACGACGACGACGGCAAATACAACTCCTGACATTAGCGGCATAGTCGCTGGTGTTGCCGAGAAGTCACTTAggcacaataacaacaatgcgaCATTAAGTTGTGATAACGCGATGCCTGATAgtgtaaattataataaatacacctatatgcaaaaacaagaaattgaTAATAAGCCACGTTTAACGTGCAAatctctttcaaatttattagaACCGGAAAGTGTGCCGTCGTCGCCGGCGGTTCCAGTTGTCAATCTTACCACAGACCATATACGCAATGCGTCACATGAACACACTACAAATAGCCAAATTAACACAATCATCAATAAGGATACAACCATCACGGTTGCGCCAGCGACCGCGGAGGTAATGCCTTTCAAAACTGCAAAACTGAATAAAGTCTCGAGTGCATGTTTAAATGCCACGCATGAGCTGGCTAAACAGAGAAAACGCGTTATGAACTATACTGATGCGGCGGTGGCATCTACGCCTGCTGTtactacagcaacaacagcatctTTAGAGAGTCAAACGTCGAGTCGAAACATTGTGTCCGACAACATGAATGTGGAGACCAATCAGGCATTGTGGCATCCACTGTTTGGAAG TAATGTAAAACCTGGCTACAGCAGTCCCTGGCAATGGACCACAGTAACGGCAACGGGTGAATGA
- the LOC126762811 gene encoding transcription factor mef2A-like translates to MNLMTQSAHTNHNHNSGNSNTSSSCNAKSNGGSSNNNNHIRNNVRTCMTTNTTHNPIDASGSGGGIGSSSSGSCNNSGINSYQHSLQQQTTAAAAAAAVATTRDQINGYASFKEPERFIEHNFWQTQKQAAAAAAVAATHATNQWSLNNNRNYMSNLSQISYSNNSQPNQSSSPYVQFNPYMNMNLNMNMNQRSFLNSAQATDKNAMHLNHFDKHNMRFGEYDCTLR, encoded by the exons ATGAACTTAATGA CACAAAGCGCCCACACCAATCATAATCATAACAGCGGCAACAGCAATACCAGCAGCAGTTGCAATGCGAAATCTAAcggtggcagcagcaacaataacaaccacaTCAGGAATAATGTTAGAACATGCATGACCACCAACACAACACATAACCCCATAGATGCTAGCGGCAGCGGCGGCGGTATCGGCAGCAGCAGTAGTGGTAGTTGTAACAACAGTGGCATTAACAGTTATCAACACAGTCTACAGCAACAAACAACAGCGGCCGCAGCGGCAGCAGCTGTGGCAACAACGCGCGACCAAATAAACGGTTATGCAAGCTTCAAGGAACCCGAACGCTTTATAGAGCATAATTTTTGGCAAACACAAAAGCAGGCTGCTGCTGCGGCAGCCGTCGCTGCTACGCATGCGACCAATCAATGGTCACTTAATAACAATCGCAATTATATGAGTAATCTATCGCAAATCTCATATTCGAATAACAGTCAACCGAACCAAAGTTCATCGCCGTATGTGCAATTCAATCCCTACATGAACATGAATTTAAATATGAACATGAATCAGCGTTCATTTTTAAATAGCGCGCAAGCAACGGATAAAAATGCAATGCATTTAAATCATTTCGATAAACATAATATGCGTTTTGGGGAATACGACTGTACATTGcgctaa